The DNA sequence AGGACGACGGCCGCCGCCCGTTCGCGTCGATCAACTTCGTCACCGCCCACGACGGCTTCACGCTGCGGGACCTGGTGTCCTACAACGAGAAGCACAACGAGGCCAACGGCGAGGACGGCCGCGACGGCGCCGACGACAACCGCTCGTGGAACTGCGGGGTGGAAGGCGAGACCGACGACGCGCAAGTGAACGAGCTGCGCATCCGCCAGCAGCGCAACATGCTCGCCACGATCCTCCTGTCGCAGGGCGTGCCGATGATCCTGCACGGCGACGAGATCGGCCGCACCCAGCAGGGCAACAACAACGTCTACTGCCAGGACTCCGAGATCGCCTGGATGGACTGGGAGCTGGCCAAGGAGAACGCCGGCCTGGTCCAGTTCGTCGGCGGGCTGACGGCGTTCCGGCACCGCCACCCCGTGTTCCGCCGCCGCCGCTTCTTCCAGGGCGGCCCGGTCGGCAAGGGCGACAAGCTCGGCGACATCGCCTGGTTCACCCCGGCCGGCGAGGAGATGACCGAGCAGAACTGGGACGACGGCTTCGGCAAGGCGGTCGTGGTCTTCCTCAACGGCAAGGCGATCCCCGACCTCGACCCGCGCGGCATGTCGGTCGAGGACGACTCGTTCCTGCTCGCCTTCAACGCGCACTACGAGGACATCGACGCGACGCTGCCGGGCAACGGCTACGGCCAGGCCTGGACGGTCGTCATCGACTCCGCGACCGGCGAGGTGGAGCCCACGGACGCGGAGCCCATCGAGGGCGGCGGCAAGCTCACGCTGCCCGCCCGGTCCCTGATCGTGCTGCAGCGGACGGAGACGGAATGACGGTGCCGGAGTCGACCTACCGGGTGCAGCTGCGCCCGGAGTTCACCTTCGCCGACGCCGCCGGGCTGACCGGCTACCTGCGTGACCTGGGCATCGGCGCGCTCTACGCGTCGCCGGTGCTGGACGCGACGCCGGGCTCGACCCACGGCTACGACGTCGTCGACCCGACCCGGGCGCGGCCCGAGCTGGGCGGCGAGGAGGCCCGCCGGGAGCTGGCCAAGCGGCTCAAGGAGGCCGGGCTCGGCCTGGTCGTCGACATCGTGCCCAACCACATGTCGGTCGAGACGCCGAAGGTGAACCGCTCGTGGTGGGACGTGCTCACGCACGGCCGCGACGCCGAGCACGCCGCCTTCTACGACGTCGACTGGGACCGCGGCCCGATCCTGCTGCCGGTCCTGGGTGACGACGACGCCGTGTCGGAACTGACCGTGGAAGGCGACGAGCTCGTCTACTACGACCACCGGTTCCCGATCGCGCCCGGCACCGGCGAGGGCACGCCGCAGGAGGTGCACGAGCGCCAGCACTACCGGCTGGTCGGCTGGCGGCGCGGCAACGCGGAGCTGACCTACCGGCGGTTCTTCGACATCACCAACCTGGCCGCGGTCCGTGTCGAGGACCCGGTGGTGTTCGCCGAGACGCACGGCGAGGTGCTGCGCTGGGTCGCCGACGGGGACGTCACCGGCCTGCGCGTCGACCACCCGGACGGCCTCGCCGACCCGGGTGGCTACTTCCGGCGGTTGCGGGAGAACGCGCCCGGCGCGTGGATCGTGGCGGAGAAGATCCTGCACCCGGGCGAGCCGCTGCCGCAGAGCTGGCCGGTCGACGGCACCACCGGCTACGACGCCCTGCGCGAGATCGCCGGGGTCTTCGTCGACCCGGCCGCCGAGCCCGCGTACACCGCGCTGGCGGACGAGCTCGGCGTCCGGACCGGCTACCACGACGTCGAGGCCGAGGCCCGCCGCCTGGTCACCGACCGGATCCTGGTCGCCGAGGTCCGGCGGATCGCGGCACTGCTGCGCCACGGGAACACCGAGGCCGCCCGGGAAGCCGTCGCCGAGACCATGGTGGCGTTCCCGGTCTACCGCTCCTACCTGCCCGAAGGCGAGCAGCACTGGGCGACGGCGATCGCCGCGGCCCGGGAAGCCCGGCCCGACCTGGGTGAAGCGCTGGACGCCCTCGACGCGCAGGTGCGCGCCGAACCTGATGGCGAGCTGGCCACGCGGATCCAGCAGACGTCCGGCATGGTCGTCGCGAAGGGCACCGAGGACACCACCTTCTACCGCTACACCCGCTTCGCCGCGCTCAACGAGGTCGGCGGCAACCCGGACCGGTTCGGCACCGGCGTCGAGGAGTTCCACCGCCTCGCCGCCGCCCGCGACGCCGGCTACCCGGCCGCGATGACGACGCTGACCACCCACGACACCAAGCGGTCCGAGGACACCCGGGCCCGCGCGTCGGTGCTGGCGGAGGTGCCCGGCGAGTTCGCCGACGCCGTCCGCCGCTGGACCGCGCGCCGGGGGATCGACGAGCCGTCGCTGAACCTGCTGGCCTGGCAGACGCTGGTGTCGACCTGGCCGATCGAGCCGCCCCGGCTGCGGGACTACCTCGACAAGGCGGCCAAGGAGGCCAAGCTCCGGACCAGCTGGACCGACCACGACGAGGAGTTCGAAAAGGACGTCGCGGCCTGGCCGGACGACGTCATGGGCGACGCCGAGCTGGCCGCGGACATCGCGGCGTTCGTCGGCCGGATCGAGGGCCCGGGCTGGAGCAACTCGCTCGGCCAGAAGCTGGTGCAGCTGACCGCGCCCGGCGTCCCGGACGTCTACCAGGGCACCGAGCTGTGGGACTTCTCGCTGGTCGACCCGGACAACCGCCGTCCGGTCGACTACCCGGCCCGCCGCGAGATCCTGGCCCGCGTCATCGACGGCGAACAGCCGGAGATCGACGCCTCGGGCGCGGCGAAGCTGCTCGTGACGCACAAGGCGCTGAAGCTGCGTCAGGAGCACCCCGCGCTGTTCCGCGGCTACCGGCCGCTGCGCGCCGAGGGCGTCGCCGCGGACCACGTGCTCGCCTACACCCGGGCCCCCGGTCTCGTGGTGGCGGTGACCCGGCTGCCGATCGGCCTCGCCGAGGCCGGCGGCTGGCGCGACACCGTGCTGCCGCTGCCCGACGGCGTCTGGACCGACGTCCTGACCGGCCGCGACGCGAGCCCGGACCTGGCCACCCTGTTCGGCCGCTACCCGGTGGCCCTGCTCGTGCGAGGAGACGCATGACGTTCACCGTGTGGGCCCCGTCGGCCGAGCGCGTCCGCGTCCGGGTCGACGCCGACGTGCACGAGATGACCCGCGGCGAAGGCGGCTGGTGGTCGGCCGAGGCCGACGGCATCAACTACGCCTTCCTGATCGGCGACTCCGACGAGCCGCTGCCGGACCCGCGCTCGCGGTGGCAGCCGCACGGCGTGCACCAGGAGTCGCGCGTCTACGACCACGCCGAGTTCGACTGGACCGACGACGCCTGGCACGGGCGGCAGCTCGCGGGCGGCGTCGTCTACGAGCTGCACATCGGCACGTTCACCCCCGGCGGCACCTTCGACGCCGCGATCGACCGGCTCGACCACCTGGTGGAGCTGGGCATCA is a window from the Amycolatopsis sp. NBC_00355 genome containing:
- the treY gene encoding malto-oligosyltrehalose synthase, with product MTVPESTYRVQLRPEFTFADAAGLTGYLRDLGIGALYASPVLDATPGSTHGYDVVDPTRARPELGGEEARRELAKRLKEAGLGLVVDIVPNHMSVETPKVNRSWWDVLTHGRDAEHAAFYDVDWDRGPILLPVLGDDDAVSELTVEGDELVYYDHRFPIAPGTGEGTPQEVHERQHYRLVGWRRGNAELTYRRFFDITNLAAVRVEDPVVFAETHGEVLRWVADGDVTGLRVDHPDGLADPGGYFRRLRENAPGAWIVAEKILHPGEPLPQSWPVDGTTGYDALREIAGVFVDPAAEPAYTALADELGVRTGYHDVEAEARRLVTDRILVAEVRRIAALLRHGNTEAAREAVAETMVAFPVYRSYLPEGEQHWATAIAAAREARPDLGEALDALDAQVRAEPDGELATRIQQTSGMVVAKGTEDTTFYRYTRFAALNEVGGNPDRFGTGVEEFHRLAAARDAGYPAAMTTLTTHDTKRSEDTRARASVLAEVPGEFADAVRRWTARRGIDEPSLNLLAWQTLVSTWPIEPPRLRDYLDKAAKEAKLRTSWTDHDEEFEKDVAAWPDDVMGDAELAADIAAFVGRIEGPGWSNSLGQKLVQLTAPGVPDVYQGTELWDFSLVDPDNRRPVDYPARREILARVIDGEQPEIDASGAAKLLVTHKALKLRQEHPALFRGYRPLRAEGVAADHVLAYTRAPGLVVAVTRLPIGLAEAGGWRDTVLPLPDGVWTDVLTGRDASPDLATLFGRYPVALLVRGDA